One segment of Osmerus mordax isolate fOsmMor3 chromosome 28, fOsmMor3.pri, whole genome shotgun sequence DNA contains the following:
- the specc1la gene encoding cytospin-A isoform X1: MKRTGRLVASKAPSGERGKSEGAATGASAKAAAKTSSAPPLSKVKSNDDLLAAMAGGAPAPSSTVIKSKRIASNGTSAGNSEKPKTSGASNKRATSSVSKESATSRERLRTSRTSASKKQSASGAGQGDAAQGKRSRGHVPPESEGRMNKSKSDSQISDKVALEAQVTDLLGLAKSKDVEILHLRSELRDMRAQLGLGLEETTPEEGPGEEEKPQGSAITAADVESTLLLLQEQNQAIREELNLLKSENRMLKDRLNALGFSLEQRLDGSDKLFSYPSLSPDLAAGSGHSDGGGTGTLASSVEGSAPGSLEDLLTGHQHGGSADNLDSESSEVYQAVTSSDDALDAPSGASSSSESEGLPGRERSRRGGGGDEVSVACLTERIHQMEENQHSTAEELQATLQELADLQQITQELNGENERLGEEKVLLMDSLCQQSDKLEHYGRQIEYFRSLLDEHHLAYALEEDIKSGRYMELEQRYVDLAENARFEREQLLGVQQHLSNTLKMAEQDNAEAQEVIGALKERNHHMERIMESERQDRKAMVGALEEYKAAVNCDQVELNRCRAQLDQERQKVAELYSVHNQGDKNDICQLLEGVRVDKEQAEGRAAKLQEDLGHARTDVTRLQDTLNKLDGEYRAFQEQVQMQMAEHKRGLEKQRGDLQEKETEVSDMKETIFELEDEVEQHRAVKLHDNLIITDLENSVKKLQDQRHDMEREIKILHRRLREESAEWRQFQADLQTAVVIANDIKSEAQEEIGDLRRRLHEANEKNEKLAKELDEVKNRKQDEERGRVYNYMNAVERDLAALRQGMGLSRRSSTSSEPSPTVKTLIKSFDNASQGPVAAAAAVAAVAAAPAPPAAPLPRTPLSPSPLKTTPAAAVSPIQRHSISGSISAPKPLSCLSDKRPSYTDISMPAEHLLRGSSASRPPSALQRVSNMDASKAMSVSRRSSEEMKRELSASDGGPSSSSLMAMASASSQLSLSTSSPTASVTPTARGRLREERKDPLAALAREYGGSKRNALLKWCQKKTEGYQNIDITNFSSSWNDGLAFCAVLHTYLPAHIPYQELGSQDKRRNFTLAFQAAESVGIKSSLDINEMVHTERPDWQSVMTYVTAIYKYFET; the protein is encoded by the exons ATGAAGAGGACAGGCCGGCTGGTGGCGAGTAAGGCTCCGAGTGGCGAGCGAGGGAAGTCCGAGGGCGCGGCAACAGGAGCCTCCGCCAAGGCTGCTGCCAAGACCTCCTCAGCACCACCGCTTTCTAAG gtgAAAAGCAATGACGATCTGCTAGCAGCGATGGCTGGGGGCGCTCCAGCACCTAGCAGCACGGTCATCAAGAGCAAGCGGATAGCATCCAACGGAACCAGTGCCGGTAACTCAGAGAAACCAAAAACTTCAG GAGCCTCAAATAAGCGTGCAACGTCCTCAGTGTCTAAGGAGTCGGCCACATCCCGGGAGCGTCTACGGACTTCAAGAACCTCGGCCAGTAAGAAGCAGTCAGCGtccggggcggggcagggggatGCTGCGCAGGGGAAGCGTTCCCGCGGCCATGTGCCGCCCGAGTCGGAAGGCCGCATGAACAAGTCTAAATCCGACAGCCAGATCAGTGACAAGGTGGCCCTGGAGGCCCAGGTGACCGACCTGCTGGGCCTGGCCAAGAGCAAAGACGTGGAGATCCTGCACCTGCGTAGCGAGCTGAGGGACATGCGAGCCCAGTTGGGTCTAGGACTGGAGGAGACAACCCCCGAAGAGGGCCCGGGCGAGGAGGAGAAGCCCCAGGGCTCTGCCATCACGGCGGCAGACGTAGAGtccaccctgctcctcctgcaggaGCAGAACCAGGCCATCCGCGAGGAGCTCAACCTGCTGAAGAGCGAGAACCGCATGCTGAAGGACCGCCTCAACGCCCTGGGCTTCTCCCTGGAGCAGAGGCTGGACGGCTCCGATAAGCTCTTCAGCTACCCCTCCCTGAGCCCAGATCTGGCGGCGGGCAGCGGGCACAGCGACGGCGGGGGGACAGGAACGCTCGCCTCCTCCGTGGAGGGCTCTGCCCCGGGCTCCCTGGAAGACCTGCTGACCGGCCACCAGCACGGCGGCTCGGCGGACAACCTGGACAGCGAGTCCAGCGAGGTCTACCAGGCGGTGACCTCCAGCGACGACGCCCTGGACGCCCCCTCCggggcctcctcctcttccgagtCGGAGGGCTTGCCCGGCCGGGAACGCTCGCGGCGGGGCGGCGGCGGCGACGAGGTGTCAGTGGCCTGCCTGACGGAGCGCATCCACCAGATGGAGGAGAACCAGCACAGCACCGCCGAGGAGCTCCAGGCCACGCTCCAGGAGCTGGCCGACCTGCAGCAGATCACCCAGGAGCTGAACGGGGAGAACGAGCGCCTGGGCGAGGAGAAGGTCCTCCTCATGGACTCCCTGTGCCAGCAGAGCGACAAGCTGGAGCACTACGGCAGGCAGATCGAGTACTTCCGCTCGCTGCTCGACGAGCACCACCTGGCCTACGCCCTGGAGGAGGACATCAAGAGCGGCCGCTACATGGAGCTGGAGCAGCGCTACGTGGACCTGGCGGAGAACGCCCGCTTCGAGCGGGAGCAGCTGCTGGGCGTGCAGCAGCACCTGAGCAACACGCTCAAGATGGCGGAGCAGGACAACGCCGAGGCCCAGGAGGTGATCGGCGCCCTGAAGGAGAGGAACCACCACATGGAGCGCATCATGGAGTCGGAGCGGCAGGACCGCAAGGCCATGGTTGGCGCCCTGGAGGAGTACAAGGCGGCGGTGAACTGCGACCAGGTGGAGCTCAACCGCTGCCGGGCCCAGCTGGACCAGGAGAGGCAGAAGGTGGCGGAGCTGTACTCGGTCCACAACCAGGGGGACAAGAACGACATCTGCCAGCTTCTGGAGGGCGTGAGGGTGGACAAGGAGCAGGCGGAGGGCAGGGCCGCCAAGCTGCAGGAGGACCTGGGCCACGCCCGCACCGACGTCACCAGGCTGCAGGACACCCTCAACAAG CTGGACGGAGAGTACCGAGCCTTCCAGGAACAGGTGCAGATGCAGATGGCCGAGCACAAGCGGGGCCTGGAGAAGCAGCGCGGCGACCTGCAGGAAAAGGAGACGGAGGTGTCCGACATGAAGGAGACCATCTTCGAGCTGGAGGACGAGGTGGAGCAGCACCGAGCCGTCAAGCTCCATGACAACCTCATCATCACCGACCTAGAGA ACTCTGTTAAGAAGCTGCAGGACCAGAGACATGACATGGAGCGGGAGATTAAGATTCTCCACAGGAGACTGAGG gaggaaTCAGCTGAGTGGCGTCAGTTCCAGGCCGATCTCCAGACGGCCGTTGTCATCGCTAATGACATCAAGTCGGAAGCCCAGGAGGAGATCGGGGACCTGCGGCGCCGGCTGCACGAGGCGAACGAGAAGAACGAGAAGCTGGCCAAGGAGTTGGACGAGGTCAAGAACCGCAA acaggatgaggagaggggccgGGTGTATAACTACATGAATGCCGTGGAGAGAGACCTAGCCGCCCTGAGGCAGGGCATGGGCCTGAGCCGCCGCTCGTCCACCTCCTCTGAGCCCTCGCCCACCGTCAAGACCCTCATCAAGAGCTTCGACAATGCCTCACAAG GTCCGGtggcggctgctgctgctgtagctGCTGTTGCCGCTGCCCCCgcgccccctgctgcccccctcccgCGCACCCcgctcagccccagccctctgAAGACCACCCCCGCCGCTGCCGTCTCTCCCATACAG AGGCATTCCATCAGCGGCTCCATCTCTGCTCCGAAGCCCCTCTCCTGTCTGAGTGATAAAAGGCCGAGCTACACAGACATCAGCATGCCAG CGGAGCATCTCCTCCGAGGCTCCTCTGCCAGCCGCCCTCCTTCTGCTCTCCAGAGGGTCTCCAACATGGACGCCTCCAAGGCCATGTCAG TGTCCCGCAGGAGCAgcgaggagatgaagagggagctCTCGGCCTCCGACGGGGGCCCCTCGTCGTCCTCTCTGATGGCCATGGCCTCggcctcctcccagctctccctgtccacctcctcccccacggcCTCCGTGACCCCCACCGCCCGCGGCCGCCTCCG ggaggagaggaaggacccCCTGGCTGCCCTGGCCAGGGAGTACGGAGGCTCCAAGAGGAACGCTCTCCTCAAGTGGTGCCAGAAGAAGACCGAGGGTTACCAG AACATCGACATAACGAACTTCAGCAGCAGCTGGAACGACGGCCTTGCCTTCTGCGCCGTGCTGCACACCTACCTACCCGCCCACATCCCCTACCAGGAGCTCGGCAGCCAGGACAAG AGGCGGAACTTCACTTTAGCCTTCCAGGCTGCGGAGAGTGTTGGCATCAAGTCTTCTCTG GACATCAATGAGATGGTCCACACGGAGCGACCTGATTGGCAGAGTGTCATGACCTACGTCACAGCCATCTACAAGTACTTTGAGACCTGA
- the specc1la gene encoding cytospin-A isoform X2: MNAVERDLAALRQGMGLSRRSSTSSEPSPTVKTLIKSFDNASQGPVAAAAAVAAVAAAPAPPAAPLPRTPLSPSPLKTTPAAAVSPIQRHSISGSISAPKPLSCLSDKRPSYTDISMPAEHLLRGSSASRPPSALQRVSNMDASKAMSVSRRSSEEMKRELSASDGGPSSSSLMAMASASSQLSLSTSSPTASVTPTARGRLREERKDPLAALAREYGGSKRNALLKWCQKKTEGYQNIDITNFSSSWNDGLAFCAVLHTYLPAHIPYQELGSQDKRRNFTLAFQAAESVGIKSSLDINEMVHTERPDWQSVMTYVTAIYKYFET; the protein is encoded by the exons ATGAATGCCGTGGAGAGAGACCTAGCCGCCCTGAGGCAGGGCATGGGCCTGAGCCGCCGCTCGTCCACCTCCTCTGAGCCCTCGCCCACCGTCAAGACCCTCATCAAGAGCTTCGACAATGCCTCACAAG GTCCGGtggcggctgctgctgctgtagctGCTGTTGCCGCTGCCCCCgcgccccctgctgcccccctcccgCGCACCCcgctcagccccagccctctgAAGACCACCCCCGCCGCTGCCGTCTCTCCCATACAG AGGCATTCCATCAGCGGCTCCATCTCTGCTCCGAAGCCCCTCTCCTGTCTGAGTGATAAAAGGCCGAGCTACACAGACATCAGCATGCCAG CGGAGCATCTCCTCCGAGGCTCCTCTGCCAGCCGCCCTCCTTCTGCTCTCCAGAGGGTCTCCAACATGGACGCCTCCAAGGCCATGTCAG TGTCCCGCAGGAGCAgcgaggagatgaagagggagctCTCGGCCTCCGACGGGGGCCCCTCGTCGTCCTCTCTGATGGCCATGGCCTCggcctcctcccagctctccctgtccacctcctcccccacggcCTCCGTGACCCCCACCGCCCGCGGCCGCCTCCG ggaggagaggaaggacccCCTGGCTGCCCTGGCCAGGGAGTACGGAGGCTCCAAGAGGAACGCTCTCCTCAAGTGGTGCCAGAAGAAGACCGAGGGTTACCAG AACATCGACATAACGAACTTCAGCAGCAGCTGGAACGACGGCCTTGCCTTCTGCGCCGTGCTGCACACCTACCTACCCGCCCACATCCCCTACCAGGAGCTCGGCAGCCAGGACAAG AGGCGGAACTTCACTTTAGCCTTCCAGGCTGCGGAGAGTGTTGGCATCAAGTCTTCTCTG GACATCAATGAGATGGTCCACACGGAGCGACCTGATTGGCAGAGTGTCATGACCTACGTCACAGCCATCTACAAGTACTTTGAGACCTGA
- the adora2aa gene encoding adenosine A2a receptor a has product MPDDPFVAIYIVLELLIAVLSVLGNVLVCWAVCLNSNLQSITNFFVVSLAVADIAVGVLAIPFAILISTGFCSNFYGCLFIACFVLVLTQSSIFSLLAIAIDRYIAIKMPLRYNSLVTGQRAKGIIAICWVLSIIIGLTPMMGWNKFTENLNSTCPPGLMKCLFEEVVVMEYMVYFNFLACVLVPLLLMLAIYLIIFMAARRQLKLIELKAVHGEKSRSTLQKEVQAAKSLAIIVGLFAICWLPLHLINCFTLFCPQCAHAPLWTLYVAIILSHANSVVNPFIYAYRIREFRHTFRKIIRRHVLGRRELFESSGSTRTSAHNSISDSVRVKANGISFDLFTEHSSSSSCESSCRYSAHLGGILSASQPPPSAVAPHSPLVGPPAPQPLRQTHAHPTGPPLQCGEQQQGPFVGTEVVEVKARENFSSAQVKSSFCKQTLCSIELTEVS; this is encoded by the exons ATGCCGGACGATCCCTTTGTCGCCATCTACATCGTCCTGGAGTTGCTGATCGCCGTGTTGTCCGTGCTGGGCAACGTGCTggtctgctgggctgtgtgtctcAACAGCAACCTGCAGAGCATCACCAACTTCTTTGTGGTGTCCCTGGCAGTGGCGGACATCGCTGTGGGCGTGCTGGCCATCCCCTTCGCCATCCTCATCAGCACCGGGTTCTGCTCCAACTTCTACGGGTGTTTGTTTATCGCTTGCTTCGTGCTGGTGCTCACCCAGAGCTCCATCTTCAGCCTGTTGGCCATCGCCATCGACCGGTACATCGCCATCAAGATGCCCCTGAG GTACAACAGCCTCGTGACTGGCCAGCGTGCCAAGGGCATCATTGCCATCTGCTGGGTCCTCTCCATCATCATTGGCCTGACTCCCATGATGGGCTGGAACAAGTTCACTGAGAACCTGAACAGTACCTGCCCACCCGGCCTGATGAAGTGCCTGTTTGAAGAGGTGGTTGTCATGGAATACATGGTCTACTTCAATTTCTTGGCCTGTGTCCTGGTGCCCCTGCTCCTCATGCTGGCAATCTACCTAATCATCTTCATGGCAGCCCGACGCCAGCTGAAGCTTATCGAGCTGAAGGCTGTGCACGGAGAGAAATCCCGTTCTACCCTCCAGAAGGAGGTCCAAGCGGCCAAGTCTCTGGCTATCATCGTGGGCCTGTTCGCCATTTGCTGGCTGCCTTTGCACCTCATCAACTGCTTCACCCTGTTCTGCCCCCAGTGTGCCCACGCGCCCCTCTGGACCCTCTACGTGGCCATCATCCTCTCCCACGCCAACTCGGTCGTCAACCCCTTCATCTACGCCTACCGCATCCGGGAGTTCCGCCACACCTTCCGCAAGATCATCCGGCGCCACGTCCTGGGCCGCCGGGAACTGTTCGAGAGCAGCGGCAGCACGCGCACCTCCGCCCACAACAGCATCAGCGACTCTGTGAGAGTCAAGGCCAACGGCATCAGCTTCGACCTCTTCACggagcacagcagcagcagcagctgtgagAGCTCCTGCCGCTACTCCGCCCACTTGGGGGGCATCCTATCAGCGTCTCAGCCCCCTCCGTCAGCCGTCGCACCCCACAGTCCCCTGGTGGGTCCCCCTGCGCCCCAgcccctcagacagacacatgctcaCCCCACAGGGCCCCCGCTGCAGTGTGGAGAACAGCAACAGGGGCCCTTCGTGGGGACGGAAGTGGTGGAGGTGAAGGCCAGAGAGAATTTCTCGTCTGCCCAGGTCAAGTCATCCttctgtaaacaaacactcTGCTCCATCGAACTCACGGAGGTGTCCTGA